The genome window TTTATGCTCAACAGCAGCTGTGAGCGCATCACAATTGATTACGAACATCATAGCTACAGCATTTGTATGTCGAATCGACGCATTTACATTGTGAAATCGAGTAAATCGCCCCACAATGGAGCAACTACCAGTTCATCATCGTCGACCAGCGTTTATAACGATGCCACcgaaggcaacagcaacgcaacAAATCCCGCCAGCACGAGCAGCAGCACAGTGTTGGCTTGAAAAGAAGCGACGCAGCCCAGCGCCGCTTGTTGTCGTTTCTGTCAACATGGAACGACTACTCgagacagcgacaacgactgGCGGCATTACAATTGGAAAACGccctttatttatttgatactGCTGTTTATTTGTCAAAAAATACATCATCTGTGAGCTCTTGTTCAAATATACGCTTCGCTTCCTGCGTCACATCCAACAATGTCGCCTTACTCTTGCATAGAATCACATAATATTGCCGCCAATTGCAACGACGCTTCACAATCCAATAATCATTCGTTGTCTTCACCTGCAACTCCTCCGTGGCAGCAGCATTACCTGCTGCATTCGTATCATTTATGGGGTTAGCCAAGTCAGCAATAATGCTCATCACATTACGCGGTATCGATTTGGCATTGcgatatatgtttgtatggtGCTTTAAGCTTTGTTCGTTGATAAACAGATATTTGGGAGCGCTGTCGTTGGAGTTGTTGTCATGCAACGTTGTGGACACGTTCTGCTTGGAAATTTCAGTGGAAATGTCGCGCGATAAACAACTCAGCTGCGGTCCCAAATAGTTATTCAGTTCCTCATAGAATTCCGGTTGCGGCGCCGCCAATTTAGCTAAGAAACACAAACattatattaatgaaaatatcgtTTGGTAATATAGCTCACAATTACCATCGACAAACAGACATAGAGTTAGACTTAAAGCGCGATAGACGAGCAAATAATGTGACTCAATATTGCCGTCCACATCCAGATAGACTTTAATGGGCGTTTCCTCCTCACCACATACAAATGCACCTTGACGATACTTCTCCGCATTGCTGTTATCGGCCGACGACATTGCCAGGATGTGGGAGTGCAAACTATACAAATCGCTGGCATTCAATTTGCCACCACAAACGACCTGTTCGTTATAAAGCATAATGCATTCCTTGATCACGGGAAAAGTGTCGCACAGCATGTTAAAGTTGTGGGCACGCAGGAAGAGCGTCTTGTCCAAGGCCAGGTACTGAATGGAGTGCAGCATGTCCATGATGTCACATTGCTTCAACTCCTTGGAGCTGCTCAAATAACGCGCATAGAACTGCTGCAGCTCAGCAGCTAAAAACTGACGTTGTTCCTCACTAGCTGCAGTTGACGGGCTGGCTGTGAGCTTGGTCTGCAGCAGACCATAATGGAATCGATACATGTGGTAGCATTGCCGCAACACAGCATGGTAAATGCGATCGGAAACTTCGACGCCACGATAATCGGCGACTTCGATGCCTTCTTTCAGGCGGAACTCCTTGGGAACATTGAGCACCATGACCAGCCAGTAGCCGGGCTCTGGTTGATGAAACAGTTGTGTcgtcttttgtgtgtgcaagGCTTTGCAATCATCTTCGTTGGTGAATGTGCTGTGagcgttaatttatttatatcgtgctaattttattttttaataaattactgACTCACCCTGTAAATGTTATGATGGCTTCGCTGAGTCCCACATCCctgatttttgtatttaactcAATGTCAACAGGGTGATAGAACAGCACTTTTTTCTCTTCCTACAGTTGataaagttgatttttttaatgcgGTTTTCAATGCAGCCCCAAGTTGCAACTCACCTCGCCCTCTTTTTGACAAAAGCTGGAATTGAATATATAGAAACTACGCAGCGTAATTTCAACACGCTGCAAGACTTTTGCCATTGTGTTGCCGTCAATTTGATCAGCAGCCGCAGGTTGCCGTCGTCGAATGTAGATGGGCAGCATTCACCACCAATTCATCAAAATTCCAGTCAACTTGCCACTCTTATGGCCATTCGCAGCGGAACGGCGACAcgaataaagaaaacaatattAGCCCCGAAACCATAGCAAAACATTCATGGAGGTGGCAACGCTGCGTTTGAAACACTGATCGGCGTGTAGTGTGACCATGTAGATTTTTcagatttaaaaatttttatttacaggagaaaaatatatttggtttatccagacattaatatttttctgcaatcaaaaaacaaaaattttttcggcccttttattctttttaaaaagtaCATACTCCCCTAACATACCACcgcaaaatttaaatgtatatatgccCTAAAAAAACGAATTCAATAATTGCAAcattgattttaataaatattttaaacagaTTTTAAGCCAGAAGAAACAGCagtcaatttatttttttcagcTAATGCTTGAACTtgtaatttagaatttatCTTGCGATTAAGTGTAATTTTGCAGAATAAAGGAATGGTTCAACTCTTGTAGACAATAATTAAGTGTGCAAAAGCCATgtataaatttcttttgaatcttgcatttttattttcgggtGGTTCTTAAATTAAGCTTGGCAACCTCCGCGGAGACGCAAGACCAAGTGAAGAGTAGACTCCTTCTGGATGTTATAGTCGGACAAAGTACGACCATCCTCCAGTTGCTTGCCAGCGAAGATGAGACGCTGCTGATCTGGGGGGATTCCTTCCTTGTCTTGGATCTTGGCCTTCACGTTCTCAATGGTGTCACTTGGCTCAACCTCCAGGGTAATGGTCTTTCCGGTCAGGGTCTTCACGAAGATTTGCATACCGCCTCGGAGTCGGAGGACCAAGTGAAGGGTCGACTCTTTCTGAATGTTATAATCAGAAAGGGTGCGACCATCTTCCAGCTGCTTGCCAGCGAAGATGAGACGCTGTTGATCTGGGGGGATTCCTTCCTTATCTTGGATCTTTGCCTTCACATTCTCAATGGTGTCGCTTGGCTCAACCTCCAGGGTAATGGTCTTTCCGGTCAGGGTCTTCACGAAGATTTGCATACCGCCTCGGAGTCGGAGGACCAAGTGAAGGGTCGACTCTTTCTGAATGTTATAATCAGAAAGGGTGCGACCATCTTCCAGCTGCTTGCCGGCGAAGATGAGACGCTGCTGATCTGGGGGGATTCCTTCCTTATCTTGGATCTTTGCCTTCACATTCTCAATGGTGTCGCTTGGCTCAACCTCCAGGGTAATGGTCTTTCCGGTCAGGGTCTTCACGAAGATTTG of Drosophila nasuta strain 15112-1781.00 chromosome 3, ASM2355853v1, whole genome shotgun sequence contains these proteins:
- the LOC132789871 gene encoding ragulator complex protein LAMTOR4 homolog; protein product: MDKDKLIVPNQIGYLILKDDGAVLESGGDLKNDERSANVIMGLLNLTESIDENFMLNSSCERITIDYEHHSYSICMSNRRIYIVKSSKSPHNGATTSSSSSTSVYNDATEGNSNATNPASTSSSTVLA
- the LOC132789865 gene encoding vacuolar fusion protein CCZ1 homolog isoform X2, whose protein sequence is MLPIYIRRRQPAAADQIDGNTMAKVLQRVEITLRSFYIFNSSFCQKEGEEEKKVLFYHPVDIELNTKIRDVGLSEAIITFTGTFTNEDDCKALHTQKTTQLFHQPEPGYWLVMVLNVPKEFRLKEGIEVADYRGVEVSDRIYHAVLRQCYHMYRFHYGLLQTKLTASPSTAASEEQRQFLAAELQQFYARYLSSSKELKQCDIMDMLHSIQYLALDKTLFLRAHNFNMLCDTFPVIKECIMLYNEQVVCGGKLNASDLYSLHSHILAMSSADNSNAEKYRQGAFVCGEEETPIKVYLDVDGNIESHYLLVYRALSLTLCLFVDAKLAAPQPEFYEELNNYLGPQLSCLSRDISTEISKQNVSTTLHDNNSNDSAPKYLFINEQSLKHHTNIYRNAKSIPRNVMSIIADLANPINDTNAAGNAAATEELQVKTTNDYWIVKRRCNWRQYYVILCKSKATLLDVTQEAKRIFEQELTDDVFFDK
- the LOC132789865 gene encoding vacuolar fusion protein CCZ1 homolog isoform X1 gives rise to the protein MLPIYIRRRQPAAADQIDGNTMAKVLQRVEITLRSFYIFNSSFCQKEGEEEKKVLFYHPVDIELNTKIRDVGLSEAIITFTGTFTNEDDCKALHTQKTTQLFHQPEPGYWLVMVLNVPKEFRLKEGIEVADYRGVEVSDRIYHAVLRQCYHMYRFHYGLLQTKLTASPSTAASEEQRQFLAAELQQFYARYLSSSKELKQCDIMDMLHSIQYLALDKTLFLRAHNFNMLCDTFPVIKECIMLYNEQVVCGGKLNASDLYSLHSHILAMSSADNSNAEKYRQGAFVCGEEETPIKVYLDVDGNIESHYLLVYRALSLTLCLFVDGNSKLAAPQPEFYEELNNYLGPQLSCLSRDISTEISKQNVSTTLHDNNSNDSAPKYLFINEQSLKHHTNIYRNAKSIPRNVMSIIADLANPINDTNAAGNAAATEELQVKTTNDYWIVKRRCNWRQYYVILCKSKATLLDVTQEAKRIFEQELTDDVFFDK